One window from the genome of Streptomyces sp. NBC_01476 encodes:
- a CDS encoding uridine kinase family protein yields MSSFAPVAAHEGTPLPLRSRVVLLAGPSGSGKSSLAARCGLPVLVLDDFYKNGDDPTLPALPGSSAVDWDAPGSWHADAAVAAVTELCTRGAADTPVYDIAASSVAGHTRLDLDGAPVFVAEGVFAAEIAARCGELGLLADALCLRGRPAATARRRFLRDLREGRKSVRFLIRRGWHLMRAERGIVARQVALGCHPCGRDEALARITAAAAPAPAEPAAALTVDA; encoded by the coding sequence GTGAGTTCATTCGCCCCCGTTGCCGCGCATGAGGGGACCCCCCTCCCGCTTCGCTCGCGTGTGGTCCTGCTGGCCGGTCCTTCCGGCTCCGGCAAGTCCTCGCTCGCCGCCCGGTGCGGCCTGCCGGTCCTGGTGCTCGACGACTTCTACAAGAACGGCGACGACCCCACGCTGCCGGCCCTCCCCGGCTCGTCGGCCGTGGACTGGGACGCCCCGGGCTCCTGGCACGCGGACGCCGCCGTCGCGGCGGTCACCGAGCTGTGCACGCGGGGCGCCGCCGACACCCCGGTGTACGACATCGCCGCCAGCTCCGTCGCCGGGCACACCCGCCTCGACCTCGACGGCGCCCCCGTCTTCGTCGCGGAAGGCGTCTTCGCCGCCGAGATCGCCGCGCGCTGCGGTGAACTGGGCCTGCTCGCCGACGCGCTGTGCCTGCGCGGCCGGCCCGCCGCCACCGCCCGCCGCCGCTTCCTGCGGGATCTGCGCGAGGGCCGTAAATCCGTACGGTTCCTGATCCGCCGCGGGTGGCACCTGATGCGGGCAGAACGCGGCATCGTCGCCCGCCAGGTGGCCCTCGGCTGCCACCCCTGCGGCCGGGACGAGGCGCTGGCCCGTATCACCGCGGCCGCCGCCCCGGCCCCGGCCGAACCGGCCGCCGCCCTCACCGTGGACGCCTGA
- a CDS encoding PH domain-containing protein: MRSSHQERTGRQTTDPSGRPQYADRVYRSTAGFISGAVLIVLALWLGGDAVIRGNGQTPWLALAALLMAIPLVAAFTVRPAVFAGAERIRIRNPFRTITMPWAAVDRIRSSYSTELFAGGRKFQLWSIPVSVRARKRAIKQTERARSGEEPFGVPGRRRTARPTQPATGGEEVRAWSDRAVAELNELSDQHEVAEGEPRPEPVIRWCYEVIAPAVAGAVLLIVLLTT, translated from the coding sequence ATGAGGAGCTCCCACCAGGAACGTACCGGCCGGCAGACCACGGACCCGTCCGGGCGCCCGCAGTACGCGGACCGCGTCTACCGGTCGACGGCCGGGTTCATCTCCGGTGCGGTGCTGATCGTGCTCGCGCTGTGGCTGGGCGGGGACGCGGTGATCAGGGGGAACGGGCAGACGCCGTGGCTGGCGCTGGCCGCGCTGCTGATGGCGATCCCGCTGGTCGCCGCCTTCACGGTGCGGCCCGCGGTCTTCGCCGGCGCCGAGCGGATCCGGATCCGGAACCCGTTCCGTACGATCACGATGCCGTGGGCCGCGGTGGACCGGATCCGCTCCTCGTACTCCACCGAGCTCTTCGCGGGGGGGCGCAAGTTCCAGCTCTGGTCGATCCCGGTATCGGTACGGGCCCGGAAGCGGGCGATCAAGCAGACCGAACGGGCCCGCTCCGGCGAGGAGCCGTTCGGCGTCCCGGGCCGGCGCCGCACCGCCCGCCCGACCCAGCCGGCCACCGGCGGCGAGGAAGTACGGGCCTGGTCCGACCGGGCGGTGGCCGAGCTGAACGAGCTCTCCGACCAGCACGAGGTGGCCGAGGGCGAGCCGCGCCCCGAGCCGGTGATCCGCTGGTGCTACGAGGTGATCGCCCCGGCGGTGGCGGGCGCGGTCCTGCTGATCGTCCTCCTGACAACCTGA
- the deoC gene encoding deoxyribose-phosphate aldolase, producing MSSASPVSSAPSPVSTAPSPSSPAPTSAPAPAPSVVPAYAADAPGRLAGFADATASANALRRFLHGLPGVDAVGLEARAAGLGTRSVKTTAKAYAIDLAISMIDLTTLEGADTAGKVRALCAKGMHPDPTDPGTPRVAAICVYSDMVAVAKEALAGSGIQVASVATAFPSGRAAHSVKLADTAEAVAAGADEIDMVIDRGAFLSGRYMDVFEEIQAVKEACARPDGSRAHLKVIFENGELATYDNIRRCSWLAMLAGADFIKTSTGKVAVNATVPSTLLMLEAVRDFRDATGVQVGVKPAGGIRTSKDAIKYLVVVNETAGDDWLSPDWFRFGASSLLNDLLMQRQKLSTGRYSGPDYVTVD from the coding sequence ATGTCTTCTGCGTCCCCGGTGTCCTCGGCGCCGTCGCCGGTGTCCACGGCGCCGTCCCCGTCCTCCCCGGCCCCCACCTCCGCCCCCGCCCCGGCCCCCTCCGTCGTCCCCGCGTACGCCGCCGACGCCCCGGGCCGGCTGGCCGGCTTCGCCGACGCCACCGCGTCCGCGAACGCGCTGCGCCGCTTCCTGCACGGACTGCCCGGGGTCGACGCCGTCGGGCTCGAAGCCCGCGCGGCCGGCCTCGGCACCCGGTCGGTCAAGACCACCGCGAAGGCGTACGCCATCGACCTCGCCATCTCGATGATCGACCTGACCACCCTGGAAGGCGCCGACACCGCGGGCAAGGTCCGCGCGCTGTGCGCGAAGGGCATGCACCCGGATCCCACCGACCCCGGCACCCCCCGGGTCGCCGCGATCTGCGTCTACTCCGACATGGTGGCCGTGGCCAAGGAGGCACTGGCCGGCAGCGGCATCCAGGTCGCCTCGGTCGCCACCGCCTTCCCGTCCGGCCGCGCGGCCCACAGCGTCAAGCTCGCGGACACCGCCGAGGCGGTCGCGGCCGGCGCCGACGAGATCGACATGGTCATCGACCGCGGTGCCTTCCTCTCCGGCCGCTACATGGACGTCTTCGAGGAGATCCAGGCGGTCAAGGAGGCGTGTGCCCGGCCCGACGGGTCCCGCGCCCACCTCAAGGTGATCTTCGAGAACGGCGAACTGGCCACGTACGACAACATCCGCCGCTGCTCCTGGCTGGCGATGCTGGCCGGCGCCGACTTCATCAAGACCTCCACTGGGAAGGTGGCGGTCAACGCCACCGTGCCCAGCACCCTGCTGATGCTGGAGGCGGTCCGCGACTTCCGGGACGCGACCGGCGTCCAGGTCGGGGTGAAGCCGGCCGGCGGCATCCGCACCTCGAAGGACGCCATCAAGTACCTGGTGGTGGTGAACGAGACCGCGGGCGACGACTGGCTCTCCCCCGACTGGTTCCGCTTCGGCGCCTCCAGCCTGCTCAACGATCTGCTGATGCAGCGTCAGAAGCTCAGCACCGGCCGGTACTCCGGTCCCGATTACGTCACGGTGGACTGA
- the tgmC gene encoding ATP-grasp peptide maturase system methyltransferase — protein sequence MNDSAPERRRLAARLAQNGVLTSPWLCSAVEAVPRELFLHPGVFLDEGSTWRPVTAADTDPAEWLKTAYRYDTLTTQLDGHLTADQASDPVQGVPTSSSTAPATVVGMIESLGLQAGHRVLEIGTGTGYSAALMCHCLGADNVTTVEVDPDVAQRADAALERAGFWTWTVTGDGLLGCPRNAPYDRVIATCAVRRIPHTWVRQTKPGGIILSTLGSWPYGTGLAKVTVDDNGNAEGRIIGRSSFMQARAQAVVPVAGDLSARTAYTDSERGTRVPPTMLDDWMPAFLAQLAVPRAQLVRAARSDGTKLLYLFDPERESFAQFTADGDSWTVRQGGPVALWDDIEEALVAWQHAGSPDVDTVQLRVTPGSHTYWIDGNPSLCWEHRLA from the coding sequence ATGAACGACTCCGCCCCCGAGCGCCGCCGCCTCGCCGCACGGTTGGCGCAGAACGGCGTTCTCACGTCCCCGTGGCTGTGCTCGGCCGTCGAGGCCGTACCGCGCGAGCTGTTTCTTCACCCCGGTGTGTTCCTCGACGAAGGCAGCACCTGGCGCCCCGTCACCGCGGCCGACACCGACCCGGCCGAGTGGCTGAAGACCGCGTACAGATACGACACCCTCACCACCCAGCTCGACGGACACCTCACCGCCGACCAGGCCAGTGACCCTGTGCAGGGCGTGCCCACGTCTTCTTCCACCGCCCCCGCCACAGTGGTCGGCATGATCGAGAGCCTCGGCCTGCAGGCCGGACATCGCGTGCTGGAGATCGGCACGGGCACCGGCTACTCCGCGGCTCTGATGTGCCACTGCCTCGGTGCGGACAACGTGACCACGGTCGAAGTCGACCCGGACGTGGCGCAGCGGGCGGACGCCGCGCTGGAAAGGGCGGGGTTCTGGACGTGGACCGTCACCGGGGACGGCCTCCTCGGCTGTCCCCGAAACGCGCCGTACGACCGCGTGATCGCCACCTGTGCCGTCCGCCGCATCCCCCACACCTGGGTCCGGCAGACCAAGCCTGGCGGCATCATCCTGAGCACCCTGGGCTCCTGGCCGTACGGAACCGGCCTGGCCAAGGTCACCGTCGACGACAACGGCAACGCCGAGGGGCGGATCATCGGCCGGTCCTCGTTCATGCAGGCGCGTGCCCAAGCCGTGGTGCCGGTGGCCGGTGACCTTTCCGCTCGGACGGCCTACACGGACAGCGAGAGGGGGACGAGGGTACCTCCCACGATGCTGGACGACTGGATGCCCGCCTTCCTCGCCCAGCTCGCCGTCCCCAGGGCACAGCTCGTCCGTGCGGCGCGGAGCGACGGGACCAAGCTTCTGTACCTCTTCGACCCGGAGCGCGAGTCCTTCGCCCAGTTCACCGCCGACGGCGACAGTTGGACGGTGCGGCAGGGCGGCCCCGTCGCCCTGTGGGACGACATCGAGGAGGCCCTCGTCGCCTGGCAGCACGCGGGCAGCCCCGACGTCGACACCGTGCAACTCCGCGTCACCCCCGGCTCCCACACGTACTGGATCGACGGCAACCCGTCACTGTGCTGGGAGCACCGCCTCGCCTGA
- a CDS encoding aldehyde dehydrogenase family protein: MAENSAFAYAPAPESRAILDLAPSYGLFIDGEFTEAADGTVFKSVSPSSEEVLAEVARAGEADVDRAVRAARKAFTSWSALPGAERGKYLFRIARILQERARELAVLESLDNGKPIRETRDVDLPLVAAHFFYYAGWADKLAYAVPGWSPKDGGGAGPRPLGVAGQVIPWNFPLLMLSWKIAPALAAGNTVVLKPAETTPLSALFFADVCRQAGLPRGVVNILTGYGDAGAALVAHPDVDKVAFTGSTEVGRAIARTVAGTGKKVTLELGGKAANIVFDDAPIDQAVEGIVNGIFFNQGHVCCAGSRLLVQESVQDELLEALKRRMARLRVGDPLDKNTDIGAINSAEQLARITALAEAGEAEGAQRWAPPCELPSAGYWFAPTLFTGVTQAHRIAREEIFGPVLSVLTFRTPAEAVEKANNTPYGLSAGIWTEKGSRILSMANKLRAGVVWANTFNKFDPTSPFGGYKESGYGREGGRHGLEGYLDV; the protein is encoded by the coding sequence ATGGCAGAGAACAGCGCTTTCGCCTACGCCCCCGCCCCGGAGTCCCGCGCGATCCTCGACCTCGCACCCTCCTACGGGCTCTTCATCGACGGCGAGTTCACCGAGGCCGCCGACGGCACCGTCTTCAAGTCGGTCTCGCCGTCCAGCGAAGAGGTGCTCGCCGAGGTCGCCAGGGCCGGCGAGGCGGACGTGGACCGCGCGGTGCGGGCCGCCCGCAAGGCGTTCACCTCGTGGTCGGCGCTGCCCGGCGCGGAGCGCGGCAAGTACCTCTTCCGGATCGCCCGCATCCTGCAGGAGCGGGCCCGCGAGCTGGCCGTGCTGGAGTCGCTGGACAACGGCAAGCCGATCCGTGAGACCCGGGACGTCGATCTGCCGCTGGTGGCCGCGCACTTCTTCTACTACGCGGGCTGGGCGGACAAGCTGGCGTACGCCGTCCCCGGGTGGAGCCCGAAGGACGGCGGCGGGGCCGGCCCGCGCCCGCTGGGTGTGGCCGGCCAGGTCATCCCGTGGAACTTCCCGCTGCTGATGCTCTCCTGGAAGATCGCGCCCGCGCTCGCCGCCGGCAACACGGTGGTGCTCAAGCCGGCCGAGACGACCCCACTGTCCGCGCTCTTCTTCGCCGACGTCTGCCGCCAGGCGGGCCTGCCCCGCGGGGTGGTCAACATCCTGACCGGGTACGGGGACGCGGGCGCCGCGCTCGTCGCCCACCCCGATGTGGACAAGGTGGCCTTCACCGGCTCCACCGAGGTCGGCCGGGCCATCGCCCGTACGGTCGCGGGCACCGGCAAGAAGGTGACGCTGGAGCTGGGCGGCAAGGCGGCGAACATCGTCTTCGACGACGCCCCGATCGACCAGGCGGTCGAGGGCATCGTGAACGGCATCTTCTTCAACCAGGGCCATGTCTGCTGCGCGGGCTCGCGGTTGCTGGTCCAGGAGTCCGTCCAGGACGAGCTGCTGGAGGCGCTGAAGCGGCGGATGGCGCGGCTGCGGGTCGGCGACCCGCTGGACAAGAACACCGACATCGGCGCGATCAACTCCGCCGAGCAGCTGGCCCGGATCACCGCGCTGGCCGAGGCGGGCGAGGCCGAGGGCGCGCAGCGGTGGGCGCCGCCGTGCGAACTCCCTTCGGCCGGCTACTGGTTCGCGCCCACGCTCTTCACCGGCGTGACCCAGGCGCACCGGATCGCCCGCGAGGAGATCTTCGGCCCGGTGCTGTCGGTGCTGACCTTCCGCACCCCGGCGGAGGCGGTGGAGAAGGCGAACAACACCCCGTACGGCCTCTCCGCGGGCATCTGGACGGAGAAGGGCTCGCGCATCCTGTCGATGGCGAACAAGCTCCGGGCCGGGGTGGTGTGGGCCAACACGTTCAACAAGTTCGACCCGACCTCGCCGTTCGGCGGTTACAAGGAGTCCGGCTACGGCCGGGAGGGCGGCCGGCACGGCCTGGAGGGCTACCTCGATGTCTGA
- a CDS encoding aldehyde dehydrogenase family protein encodes MSDKSEFTRLGVFKTYKLYVGGKFPRSESGRVYEVTDSKSGAWLANAPLSSRKDARDAVVAARKAVPGWSGATAYNRGQVLYRVAEMLEGRRDQFTQEVVAAEGLSKSKAAAVVDSGVDRWVWYAGWTDKIAQVVGGANPVAGPFFNLSTPEPTGVVAVLAPQDSSFLGLVSVLAPVIATGNTAVLIAAERAPLPALCLGEVLATSDVPAGVVNILSGRTAELAAPLASHRDVNALDLTGAPGELAVDLERAAADNLKRVRRPHPGESWTADPGTSRLTAWLETKTVWHPIGV; translated from the coding sequence ATGTCTGACAAGAGCGAGTTCACGCGGCTCGGCGTGTTCAAGACCTACAAGCTGTACGTCGGGGGGAAGTTCCCGCGTTCCGAGAGCGGTCGGGTGTACGAGGTGACGGACTCCAAGAGCGGTGCCTGGCTGGCCAACGCCCCGCTGTCGTCCCGCAAGGACGCACGGGACGCGGTGGTGGCCGCGCGCAAGGCGGTGCCGGGGTGGTCGGGTGCGACCGCGTACAACCGGGGGCAGGTGCTCTACCGGGTCGCGGAGATGCTGGAGGGGCGGCGCGACCAGTTCACGCAGGAGGTGGTGGCCGCCGAGGGGCTGTCGAAGTCCAAGGCGGCGGCCGTGGTGGACTCAGGCGTCGACCGCTGGGTCTGGTACGCGGGCTGGACCGACAAGATCGCCCAGGTGGTGGGCGGTGCGAACCCGGTGGCCGGACCCTTCTTCAACCTCTCCACCCCCGAGCCGACCGGCGTCGTCGCGGTCCTCGCCCCGCAGGACTCCTCGTTCCTCGGGCTGGTCTCGGTCCTCGCCCCGGTGATCGCCACCGGCAACACCGCGGTGCTGATCGCCGCCGAGCGTGCCCCGCTCCCCGCCCTCTGTCTCGGCGAGGTGCTGGCCACCTCCGACGTCCCGGCCGGTGTCGTCAACATCCTCTCCGGCCGCACCGCGGAACTCGCCGCGCCCCTCGCCTCCCACAGGGACGTCAACGCCCTGGATCTCACCGGCGCTCCGGGTGAGCTGGCGGTGGACCTGGAAAGGGCCGCCGCCGACAACCTCAAGCGCGTCCGCCGCCCCCACCCGGGCGAATCCTGGACCGCCGACCCGGGCACGTCCCGCCTCACGGCCTGGCTCGAAACGAAAACCGTCTGGCACCCCATCGGCGTCTGA